CGTCCAGGCGACCCCGGCGATCGTCGGGAACGCGGCCGAGAGACGGCTCGTGTCGCCGGCTTGGGTGGCCGTGGCGGTGACGTTCGTGTCCGCCGGCAGGAAGACGAGGCCGCGGATCATCCAACGCCCGGTGCTGTCGGCCGTTGCCGATGCATCCAGCACCCGCGCGGCCTGCACCCCCGGATCGGCGAACAGCTCGACGCGGCAGCCGGCGCAAGCCGTGCCCGTGACGATGCCGACGCGGCCCTCGACGCCCGTCACGACGGGCGGCGCGGTCTCGGCGCCGCCCGGGCCGACGCCGATCGCAGCGCTGCGGTTGTTCGCGAAGCGGTTGGCCGTCAGCCGAACGCGGCCCCCGGCGGTCCGTGCCAGGAACGCGCCGACCTCGAGGTTCCGCTCGAATGCGTTGCCGTCCACCACGACGTCGGTCGACGATGCGTCGACGGCCAATCCGAACGTGTTGCGCACGAGGCGATTCCCTTGGGCGCCGCTGCCCGTCGCACCGATCGCAACGCCTGTCGTTCGGTTGACGACCGCGATGCCGACATGGAAGCCCTCGATCACGAGTCCGTCGACCACGATGCCGCGCGCGCCGTCGAGCACGAGGCCGGCCACCGAGGACGGCGGTCCGCTCGCGCTGCCGATGAGCCGAACCATCGACGTGGACTGGGTGAGGCCGAGCGGACCTATGTCAATGCTGCGGGCCAAGTGGTCAGCGCCGCTGACCGGCAGATCGCCAAGACGGCGCTCGCTCGCGGAGAGCGCACCATCGATGCTGACGTTGTCGCGCTGGATGGACGGCAGCGGCAGGGCGGCGGACACCGAAATGGTCGACACGCGTGGATCGAACGAGATTCGCACGTCGGCCGCGCCGTTGCGCCCCGCCTCGCCGAGCGCGGCGCGCAGCGTGCACCGGCCGGACGACGTCCGGCAGAACCCGTCGCCGGGCGTGCTGTCCGGTTCGTCGCCGGGGTCGGTCACCTTGAGATCGAGGGCGGAGGCGCCCTCGGTCGGCGTTGCGGTCGGCGGGCCGCCAGCGGTGCCGGTTGGCGGCACAGTGGGCGTGGCGCTCGGCGCCGTCGTACGCGACGGCGCCGGTGTCGCCGTGAAGGTTGCGCCGTTCGTCGGCGTGTCGAGCGGCGTGGCCGTTGCGGTCGCGGTGGATCCGCGCGGGGTGTCCGTCGGCATGGGCGTGGCCGTGTCGGTCGGGATGCGCGGCGTGTCGCTCGGGCGCAGCGTCGGTGTCGCGGTCGGACGGAGGTCGGGCGTGTCCGTCGGGTCGGGCGTCGCCGTGGGCAGCCGCCACTCGACGCACAGGACCGGCGGGTGCGGCGGGTCCTCGTACTCGCGGGCGTAGAACCAGACTTCGTCGAAGTCGCTGTCCGGCTCCAACGTCAGGCCATGGTTGGGCCATGTGCCGTCCAGCCAGTTCCGGACGAGCAGCGACACATCGGCCGTGACCGTGATCGTCTGCCCGCCGAAGGCCGTGTTGACGAGCGCGCCCGTCACGCGCGGTCGGTTGCTCCACGTGATCAGGTGCTCGTCCCAGCCGCCGGTGACGGCATGGACGGACTGGCTGAACGGCGGAATGCCCGCACTGTCCTCGAGGATCAGCCGCAGCGATGCGCTGACGAGCTCGATCGGGCTCGGCAGCGTCGAGGTCGGGAAGTGGAAGTAGCCGATGCGCTGCGTCGGCGGGACGGCGCGGCCGCGCGCCACCCGGAGGAAGGACTCCGCCCCGAGTGTCTCCGTCGGCCGCTCGGAGTCGACGGTGGCGTCCCGATCGGGGGTGATGCACGTCGTACCGGCCACCTGCTGCAACCCGGCGCGGCGCTGCGGGCGCAGCGCCGCCGCGTCAGCCGACGGGACCGCGGTGCGCGTGAACGTGATCGCGACGCCTGCCAGCGAGGCCGAGCCGAGGGCCAGCAGCACTGCGATGGCGGCCATGTGCGGCGCACGCCCGCCCGGCCGCACGCGTGATCTGCCGACGGCGCGGTCGGGTGCGCCGTCGCGCGCCGGTTCGTGGTCGAAGTTCTGGGGGGCGAACACGGTGGCGGGACTCCTCGTGCGAGCCGCTCATGGCGCCGGTCCGGACCTGGATGCGGGGGTGGCCCTGATCGACGGACGCGCAATCGGCTTGATCGAACGATAGGACGACGTCGCGTCCTGTGGCGATACGGTGCCACCCGCTCCCTTAGCCGTCAACGTCGCGACGCTGCGGCGGACACGGCTTGCCGGCGGTTCGAACGAGCGCGGCACCGCGGGAACGGACTCGGTTGGGGCTAGGACTCCACCACTGTGGATTCTAGGGGTTCCCTACTCTGGTGGCCGCCACGAGCATGTTCAGTGGTGGAGTACTAGAATGGACGGCAATGCGACTCGATCAGCGACGGTTCGCCACGCTCGTGGCCGAGGTCATCGACGGCCTTCCGGACCGGTTTCGGGGTGCGCTCGACAATGTCGAGTTCATCGTCGAGGACCGGCCGTCGCCGCGGCAGCTTGCGGAGAACGGCGTCCGACATGCCGATGCCCTCCTCGGGCTGTACGAGGGTACACCGCGCACCGCCCGCCCGTCGGACTACGGCGGCCGCCTCCCGGACCGCGTGACGCTGTTCCGGCTGCCGCTGCTGGCGCGCAGCCGATCGGAGGCCGAGCTGCGCGCCGAGGTCCGGCGAACGGTCCTGCATGAGATCGCTCACGTCTTCGGCATCGACGACGATCGGCTCATCGAACTGGACGCGTACTGACGTGGAAGGTCATCCGCTGGACGGGCCCCCGAACGCGACCGGCGTCTCCGCCATGCGGCAACCACCGCCGACCGTCGTGCGCGGCCGAGCGTGGCGCTGGGGTGAGCGCACGTTCGTCATGGGCGTCGTGAACGTGACGCCCGATTCCTTCTCGGGCGACGGCCTGCTCGCGCGGCACGATCCGATCGCGGCCGCGGTTGACCAGGCAACGGCGATGGTCGAAGCCGGCGCCGACATCCTCGACGTCGGCGGCGAGAGCACCCGGCCGGGCAGCGACGCCGTCGACGAGGCTGAGGAGATCGCGCGCGTGCGGCCGGTGATCGCGGCAATCCGCCGCGCGCTCGAGGTGCCGATCTCGATCGACACCTCGAAGGCGGCGGTGGCGGAAGCGGCGCTCGACGCCGGCGCCGACCTCGTCAACGATGTCTGGGCGATGAGCGCCGATCCCCGCATGGCGGACGTCGTTGCCCGCGCCCGGGTGCCCGTCGTCCTGATGCACAACCGCCTCGCCACGGCCGCGACGGGCGGGCCGGTCGGCGGCCACTACGCCGACGTCCGGTACGACGACGTCGTTGCCGACGTGCGCAACGCCCTGCTCGGGCTCGCGGAGGCGGCGCGCGGTGCCGGCATTCCGCCCGAGCACATCATCCTGGATCCCGGCCTCGGCTTCGGCAAGACGCCGGCCCAAAACCTCGAGCTCCTCGACCGGGTCGACGAGCTTCGCTCGCTCGGCTGGCCGATCCTCGTCGGGCCGTCGCGCAAGAGCTTCGTCGGCGCAGCGCTCGGGCTGCCGCCGGGCGACCGCCTTGAGGGCACGGCCGCCGCGGTTGCCGTCGCCGTGGCCCGCGGCGCCGACATCGTGCGGGTGCACGATGTGGCGGCGATGGTGCGGGTGGCGCGGATGGCGGACGCGATCGTTCGGCGCTGACGGCTACTTCAGCGAGGCGATGAACGCATCCAACGCCTCATCGTCCCATGCGTCCGCCGGGCCCATGGCCATGAACATCGCCGGTCGATCGCTCTTGGACGTGAAGACGGCGGTGGCCTGGCGAACGGCGACGCCGCCGGAGCGCGTGCCCTCGGTGATCGTCAGCGTCGTCTCCTCACCCCGGATCGTGACCTTCCGCTCCTCGAGCGTCTTCGCGTCGTTGATCCGGCCGCCCATCTGCTGGCTGGCGCTGTTCTTGATCGCCTCGGACGCCGCATCGGCGCTCTCTCCCTGGACCGGCAGCTCGATGAGGGCGATCGTCATCGTCTCGCCCTGGTTCGACTTCAGGTCGCCCGCGCCGAACAGGGCCATCTTCATCCCGAGCATGTCCATGCCCATCTGCTCGGTGTATCCCTCGGGCAACGTGTAGTCGGCGATCTCGGCGGCCGTCAGCTTGGCGTCCGCCGGGTCAAGGTCGACGTTGCGGGCGATCCGCATCCCGGCGTAGCTGAAGAGGGCAAATGCCCCGCAGCAGCCGATCGCGCAGACGGCGCCGATGATGAGGAGGATCTTGGTCGTGCGGCTCATAGGGGCGAACTCCAGTCGGGTCGGTTGTCGGCGCGCGATCGTCGCGCGCGCCGGCTTGTACGGCTGAACGGCGTGCGTCGTTGCACACCGCCGGGATCAGGCGTCATCAGGCATCGATGTCCGGCTCGCGATCCCGCAGCCGGAACCGCTGGATCTTGCCCGTCGCCGTCTTCGGCAGATCGTCGACGAACACGATCCAGCGCGGGCGCTTGTACTCGGCGATCACGTCGCGGCAGTAGGCGATCAGGGCCGCCGCGAGGTCGTCGCCCGCCACCGCGTGCGCGTGCACGACGACGTAAGCCTTCGGCTTCACGAGGTCGTTCGCGTCCGGGACACCGACGACCGCGACCTCGAGCACGGCGTCATGCGACAGCAGCGCGCTTTCGACCTCGACCGGCGAGACCCAGATCCCGCCGACCTTCAGCATGTCGTCGCTGCGACCCTCGTGCCAGTAGTAGCCGTCGCCGTCACGGCGGTACTTGTCGCCGGTGAAGAGCCACTCGCCCAAGAACGTCGTCCGGCTCTTCGCGCTTTGGTGCAGATAGAACAGTGCCGCCGTCTCGCCACGCACGAGCAGGTTGCCGATCTCCCCGTCCGGGACACCGTCGCCGCCCTCGTCGACGATCCGCACGTCGTAGCCCGGCACCGGCGTGCCGCTCGAGCCGGGCCGGATGTCGTCGGGCCGGTTCGAGACGAAGATGTGATAGTTCTCCGTCGAGCCGATTCCGTCGACGATGCCGAGGCCGGTGCGCGCTTTCCAGGCGTGCCAGATCGGTGCCGGCAGCGCCTCGCCTGCCGAGACGCACAGCCGGAGGCTGGACAGGTCGTTCGCCGTCGTGAGGTCCTCGAGGCTGAGGAGCATGCCGTAGCCGGTCGGCGCGTTGTAGAAGACCGTCGGGCGATGGCGCGCGATGACGCCGAGCAGCGCATGCGGATCCCGCGGCGGGCCGGCGAACAGCGTCACGCTCGCGCCGACGTACCACGGGAACACGAGGTTGCCGCCCGTGCCGAACGTGAAGAACAACTTGGCCGCGGCGAACGTCCGGTCGTCCTCGCGCAGCCCGAGCGTCAGCAGCCCCCAGTTGTGGGCCGTCAGCGGCAGGTCCTTGTGGGCGTGCAGGATGCCTTTGGCCTCGCCCGTCGTGCCGCTGGAGTAGTTCAGGCAGCAGAAGTCGTCGCGGTGCGTCGGAGTGGCGTCCGCCGCGGTCGGCTGACCGGCGACGAACGCGCCGTAGCGGACCCCGTCAACCTCTCCAGCGCCTTCTCCAGCGCCTTCTCCGACGCCCGCGCCATCCCCGCCCACGACGATCACGTGCTCCAGCCAGCGCGCCGTGGCCCGGATGGGCGCGATCGACCCGAGCAGCCGCGCGTCGACGAACAGCACGCGCGCCCGGCAGTCGTCGAGGGCGTAGCGGTAGTCCGCGGGTTTGAGCAGGGTGTTGAAGCTGGCGGCGACGGCACCGGCCTTGATCGTCCCGAAGAAGGCGCACACGAACTCTGGCGTGTCGAGGCACAGGATCGCGACCGTCTCACCGAAGCGCACGCCAAGCGACCGCAGGCCGTTCGTCACCTGGTTCACCTCGGCGGACACCTCGCCGAACGTCAGGTTGCGCGTGTCGCTGTGGAGCGCGGTCTTCGCCGCCCGAAGCGAGAGGTTGCGCTCCAGGATGTCGACGGCGTTGTACTCGAGGGGCAGGTCGTCGGCGCGCAGCGCGTTCATCGGGCCTCCGCAGTCGTGGGTGGCCGAGCGGCCGGCGCGCCGGCGTCCGTGCCGAGCAGATCGCGGGCGATGATCAGCCGCTGGATGTGGCTCGTGCCCTCGTAGATCTGCAGGCCCTTGACGTCGCGCCAGTGTCGCTCGACGGCGTAGTCATCCCCATAGCCGCGGCCCCCGTGCACGAGGACCGCCTGGTCGGCGGCGCGCAGCGCGGCCTCGGTGGCGAAGAGCTTGGCGGTGGCCGTGGCCCGTGTCGAGGGCGCGCCCTCGTCCTTGAGCGCGGCGGCCCGGTAGACGAGCAGCGCCGCGGCCGAGATGTCGGCGTGCATGTCGGCCAGCACGCTTTGGATCATCCCGAAGTCGCCGATCCGCTGCCCGAACGCGCGCCGCCGGCGCGCGAAGTCGACGCACGCGTCGAGGCATGCCCGGCCGGCGCCCACCGCGCCGGCGGCGACGCCGAGCCGGCCGTGGTCCAGCGCGCCCATCGCCACCCGGAAGCCGCGGCCCGGCTCGCCGAGGAGCGCCGACTCCGGCACGCGGCAGCCTTCGAACTCGACGATCGCGTGGTCGGCCGATCGGTGGCCGAGCTCGCGCCACGGCAGCGCGCTGCGCCGAATCCCGGGCGTGTCCATCGGGACGACGAAGGCGCAGATCTGGTGATGCGGTTTGGCCGCCGGCAGCTCGGGATCGCGCGCGAAGACGATGCCGACGTCCGCGATCCGGCCGTTCGTGATCCAGATCTTGCGGCCGTTCAACACGTACCCGTCACCCGTTCGCCGTGCCGTCGCCTGCAGCGCGCCGGCATCCGACCCAGCCTCGTCCTCGGTCAGGCAATAGCACCCGATCACCTCGCCCCGCGCGAGCAGCGGGATCCATCGGCGCTGCTGCTCGACGCTGCCGTGGTCCCGCAGACAGAGCGTGACGAGACCGCCGTGCACCGCCAGGAAGCCGCGCAGCGACGAGTCGACATAACCCAGCTCCTCGTACACGAGTGCGAACGCCACATAGTCCATCGCCGAGCCGCCGAGTGACGGGTCGACCGGCCCGGCCAGCAGGCCAAGCCGCCCAAGCTCGCCGACGAGCTCGATCGGAAAGCGCGCGTCGCGGTCCGCCTGCCGTGCGATCGGCGCGACGCGGTCGCGGGCGAAGGCCGCCGCGGTGTCGCGCCAGCGGCGCTGTTCGGCGGTGGGGGAGAAGTTCATGGTGCCGTCGCGCCGGGCGCGGCATCGACGATGACGGCGAAACCGTCGATCTCGACGAGGGCCTCGTCGTCGAAGAAACCGGTCACGCCAAGGAGCATCATCGCCGGATACTGCCGTCCGAAGTGCCGGCGCCAGACATCGCCGAGCGCGGCGCGTGCGGCGCGGTACGCTGCCAGATCGCATACATAGAAGTGGAGCTTGACGATGTCGGAGGCCGAGCCGCCGGCCGCCACGACGACCGCCACGATGTTCGCCAGCGCGCGATCGACCTGCGCGACGATGTCGCCGACCGCCGCGATCCGACCTTCCGCGTCCGTCCCGTTCTGTCCGGCCAGCCAGACGATTCGACCGCCGCGCGTCGCCACGCCGTGGCTGAAGCCGATCGGCGGTGCCAGCTCGGAAGGGTTGATGCGCTCGAAGGGTTCGCTTGGCGGCACGGGCGACTTCCTGGGGCGGCGGGATCCGGCCAGGCAGTATAACCCCGCAGGGGTGGGGGTCCAGCGGGACTAGTACCCCACCACTGAACACGCTCGTGGTGGCCACCAGAGTGGGGAACCCCCAGATTCTACAGTGGTGCGGTACT
Above is a window of Candidatus Avedoeria danica DNA encoding:
- a CDS encoding DNRLRE domain-containing protein; this translates as MFAPQNFDHEPARDGAPDRAVGRSRVRPGGRAPHMAAIAVLLALGSASLAGVAITFTRTAVPSADAAALRPQRRAGLQQVAGTTCITPDRDATVDSERPTETLGAESFLRVARGRAVPPTQRIGYFHFPTSTLPSPIELVSASLRLILEDSAGIPPFSQSVHAVTGGWDEHLITWSNRPRVTGALVNTAFGGQTITVTADVSLLVRNWLDGTWPNHGLTLEPDSDFDEVWFYAREYEDPPHPPVLCVEWRLPTATPDPTDTPDLRPTATPTLRPSDTPRIPTDTATPMPTDTPRGSTATATATPLDTPTNGATFTATPAPSRTTAPSATPTVPPTGTAGGPPTATPTEGASALDLKVTDPGDEPDSTPGDGFCRTSSGRCTLRAALGEAGRNGAADVRISFDPRVSTISVSAALPLPSIQRDNVSIDGALSASERRLGDLPVSGADHLARSIDIGPLGLTQSTSMVRLIGSASGPPSSVAGLVLDGARGIVVDGLVIEGFHVGIAVVNRTTGVAIGATGSGAQGNRLVRNTFGLAVDASSTDVVVDGNAFERNLEVGAFLARTAGGRVRLTANRFANNRSAAIGVGPGGAETAPPVVTGVEGRVGIVTGTACAGCRVELFADPGVQAARVLDASATADSTGRWMIRGLVFLPADTNVTATATQAGDTSRLSAAFPTIAGVAWTLSERPGASPGALRNRQLVRRYVLRDERRTPVPSAFLRFVDDDLGMSFPVRNGIVDVSVPVELAAALFSRKLHTSLEAVELPNGPNGAMERHSVRWSPNLAVAVAQPDARPGDVLFDILGLGPLGLGARHRLATALSAASSHAAAMPSPANVDDGGPAGGQGVAPFTALQGNADAYAAAYIGAPAELREGPYAWTQNIAAGGGIYQLEAGSVAVAGPLEIVAPVEAYNAAGAASGCPGSSGGAVICGWKEMGRCWVPVPGSSAAAPAPGASTFIASAEVSLPPGSGAASGARVDGLAQTVEPLTIYTVGFDVTAPAYTATLANGMRVIGLLPPDLGAATDDRSGVDADGGVVVTLANAMIPVRYDADRRRIYVTDRTIPDEVPDGPAELSVRINDGFCNATSATFAVLVVRGSQIHLPHSCKRCTMRP
- the folP gene encoding dihydropteroate synthase, whose translation is MRQPPPTVVRGRAWRWGERTFVMGVVNVTPDSFSGDGLLARHDPIAAAVDQATAMVEAGADILDVGGESTRPGSDAVDEAEEIARVRPVIAAIRRALEVPISIDTSKAAVAEAALDAGADLVNDVWAMSADPRMADVVARARVPVVLMHNRLATAATGGPVGGHYADVRYDDVVADVRNALLGLAEAARGAGIPPEHIILDPGLGFGKTPAQNLELLDRVDELRSLGWPILVGPSRKSFVGAALGLPPGDRLEGTAAAVAVAVARGADIVRVHDVAAMVRVARMADAIVRR
- a CDS encoding acyl-CoA dehydrogenase family protein; the encoded protein is MNFSPTAEQRRWRDTAAAFARDRVAPIARQADRDARFPIELVGELGRLGLLAGPVDPSLGGSAMDYVAFALVYEELGYVDSSLRGFLAVHGGLVTLCLRDHGSVEQQRRWIPLLARGEVIGCYCLTEDEAGSDAGALQATARRTGDGYVLNGRKIWITNGRIADVGIVFARDPELPAAKPHHQICAFVVPMDTPGIRRSALPWRELGHRSADHAIVEFEGCRVPESALLGEPGRGFRVAMGALDHGRLGVAAGAVGAGRACLDACVDFARRRRAFGQRIGDFGMIQSVLADMHADISAAALLVYRAAALKDEGAPSTRATATAKLFATEAALRAADQAVLVHGGRGYGDDYAVERHWRDVKGLQIYEGTSHIQRLIIARDLLGTDAGAPAARPPTTAEAR
- a CDS encoding RidA family protein is translated as MPPSEPFERINPSELAPPIGFSHGVATRGGRIVWLAGQNGTDAEGRIAAVGDIVAQVDRALANIVAVVVAAGGSASDIVKLHFYVCDLAAYRAARAALGDVWRRHFGRQYPAMMLLGVTGFFDDEALVEIDGFAVIVDAAPGATAP
- a CDS encoding benzoate-CoA ligase family protein, giving the protein MNALRADDLPLEYNAVDILERNLSLRAAKTALHSDTRNLTFGEVSAEVNQVTNGLRSLGVRFGETVAILCLDTPEFVCAFFGTIKAGAVAASFNTLLKPADYRYALDDCRARVLFVDARLLGSIAPIRATARWLEHVIVVGGDGAGVGEGAGEGAGEVDGVRYGAFVAGQPTAADATPTHRDDFCCLNYSSGTTGEAKGILHAHKDLPLTAHNWGLLTLGLREDDRTFAAAKLFFTFGTGGNLVFPWYVGASVTLFAGPPRDPHALLGVIARHRPTVFYNAPTGYGMLLSLEDLTTANDLSSLRLCVSAGEALPAPIWHAWKARTGLGIVDGIGSTENYHIFVSNRPDDIRPGSSGTPVPGYDVRIVDEGGDGVPDGEIGNLLVRGETAALFYLHQSAKSRTTFLGEWLFTGDKYRRDGDGYYWHEGRSDDMLKVGGIWVSPVEVESALLSHDAVLEVAVVGVPDANDLVKPKAYVVVHAHAVAGDDLAAALIAYCRDVIAEYKRPRWIVFVDDLPKTATGKIQRFRLRDREPDIDA
- a CDS encoding metallopeptidase family protein codes for the protein MRLDQRRFATLVAEVIDGLPDRFRGALDNVEFIVEDRPSPRQLAENGVRHADALLGLYEGTPRTARPSDYGGRLPDRVTLFRLPLLARSRSEAELRAEVRRTVLHEIAHVFGIDDDRLIELDAY